Proteins encoded in a region of the Brevundimonas vesicularis genome:
- the murB gene encoding UDP-N-acetylmuramate dehydrogenase, whose protein sequence is MIDLPDVRGKLLRDEPLAPYTWFRVGGAAEALFIPADAEDLADFLKALDPAVPVTVLGVGSNVIVRDGGVEGVVIRLAGRPWAQITTDGDTVTAGAGALDSMVAKASAKAGIAGLEFYAGIPGTIGGALTMNAGCYGSETKDVLVSAWGLTRAGERVDYDLADFGYTYRHSRAPADIIWIEATYRGTTDEPEAVAARISEITSRRETTQPIREKTGGSTFKNPEGHSSWKLVDEAGWRGKLHTETGGGAKFSELHSNFMINPGEATAADIEGLGEAVRADVLAKTGVQLEWEIKRIGRAG, encoded by the coding sequence GTGATCGATTTGCCCGACGTGCGCGGCAAGCTGCTGCGGGACGAGCCGCTCGCGCCCTATACCTGGTTCCGGGTGGGCGGCGCGGCCGAAGCCCTGTTCATTCCGGCGGACGCCGAGGATCTGGCGGACTTCCTGAAGGCGCTGGACCCGGCCGTGCCGGTGACGGTTCTGGGCGTCGGATCGAACGTCATCGTCCGTGACGGCGGGGTCGAGGGCGTGGTGATCCGCCTAGCGGGCCGCCCGTGGGCGCAGATCACGACGGACGGCGACACGGTCACGGCCGGCGCGGGCGCGCTGGACTCGATGGTCGCCAAGGCCAGCGCCAAGGCGGGGATCGCCGGGCTGGAGTTCTATGCCGGAATTCCGGGCACGATCGGCGGAGCCCTGACCATGAACGCCGGCTGCTATGGCTCCGAGACCAAGGACGTGCTGGTCTCGGCCTGGGGGCTGACGCGGGCTGGCGAGCGGGTCGATTACGATCTGGCCGACTTCGGCTACACCTATCGCCATTCCCGGGCACCGGCCGACATCATCTGGATCGAGGCGACCTATCGCGGCACGACCGACGAACCCGAGGCGGTGGCGGCCCGGATCTCCGAGATCACCAGCCGTCGCGAGACCACCCAGCCGATCCGCGAGAAAACGGGCGGCTCGACGTTCAAGAACCCCGAGGGCCATTCGTCGTGGAAGCTGGTGGATGAGGCCGGCTGGCGCGGCAAGCTGCATACCGAGACGGGCGGTGGGGCCAAGTTCAGCGAACTGCACTCCAACTTCATGATCAATCCCGGCGAGGCGACAGCCGCCGACATCGAAGGCCTGGGCGAGGCGGTTCGCGCCGATGTCCTGGCCAAGACCGGCGTTCAGCTGGAGTGGGAAATCAAGCGGATCGGCCGAGCGGGATAA
- a CDS encoding D-alanine--D-alanine ligase, producing the protein MARAFKDLHVAVLMGGLSAEREVSLSSGEQCARAMERQGVRVSRVDAGRDLANVLSGLIKPDVVLNCLHGAWGEDGCVQGVLETLRIPYTHSGVLASALAMDKDKSKAVLRAAGIKVPGGGLYDRHEVASRHVIDPPYVVKPNAEGSSVGVFLVREGANRPVSEVGEPGWAYGEQVVVEPYIAGKELCVTVLGEPAGPRALTVTDITPTKGFYDYEAKYAPGGSVHVLPAVLPPYVFEQALRQAEAAHVAMGCRGVSRSDFRYDDVKDDLVLLEVNTQPGMTPTSLAPEQAAHTGMSYDDLVRWMVEDASCPR; encoded by the coding sequence ATGGCCCGCGCTTTCAAAGACCTTCACGTCGCCGTCCTGATGGGCGGCCTTTCCGCAGAGCGGGAGGTGTCCCTCTCGTCGGGCGAGCAGTGCGCGCGCGCGATGGAGCGGCAGGGCGTGCGCGTCAGCCGCGTGGATGCCGGGCGCGACTTGGCCAATGTGCTTTCGGGTCTGATCAAGCCGGACGTGGTGCTGAACTGTCTGCACGGCGCTTGGGGCGAGGACGGCTGCGTCCAGGGCGTGCTGGAGACCCTGCGGATTCCCTACACCCATTCCGGCGTGCTGGCCTCTGCCCTGGCGATGGACAAGGACAAGTCCAAGGCCGTGCTGCGGGCGGCCGGCATTAAGGTGCCGGGCGGTGGTCTTTACGATCGTCACGAAGTCGCCAGCCGCCACGTCATCGACCCGCCCTATGTGGTCAAGCCGAATGCCGAGGGCTCGTCGGTCGGCGTCTTCCTGGTGCGCGAAGGCGCCAACCGTCCGGTTTCCGAAGTGGGGGAGCCGGGCTGGGCTTACGGCGAGCAGGTCGTCGTCGAGCCCTATATCGCCGGCAAGGAGCTGTGCGTCACCGTGCTGGGCGAACCGGCCGGACCGCGCGCCCTGACGGTCACCGACATCACCCCGACCAAAGGCTTCTATGACTATGAGGCCAAGTATGCGCCGGGCGGATCGGTGCACGTCCTGCCGGCCGTCCTGCCGCCGTATGTGTTCGAACAGGCGCTGCGTCAGGCGGAGGCGGCGCATGTCGCCATGGGCTGCCGCGGCGTGTCGCGATCCGACTTCCGTTATGATGATGTTAAGGACGATCTGGTCTTGTTGGAGGTCAATACCCAGCCCGGCATGACCCCGACTTCGCTCGCGCCCGAGCAGGCCGCCCATACCGGGATGAGCTATGACGATCTGGTTCGGTGGATGGTGGAGGACGCCTCATGCCCGCGGTAG
- a CDS encoding cell division protein FtsQ/DivIB: MPAVVRGGRRQGSNQAPQRGSASKGGGRSRGGAQNASAVPGKMAAIGRVDISPRTAVIALGAGALLLVGVLATGARAERIGASVSHGLDSVTAGMGLTLKRVHITGASPEAEPAIQRALGLYSGQSITSLDLDAIRTRVQGVGWVKEARVVRLLPDTLIVEVKEHDRLAVWQEAGQIKVIDNRGQVIDGADARRYPTLPLVVGKGADVAAGDILPLLAQRPRLMGMVDALVRVDERRWDLRLKDGSLIQLPATEQEAALIRLDALDQRERLLDLGFARVDLRTPDEVAVRPAGDA, translated from the coding sequence ATGCCCGCGGTAGTTCGCGGCGGTCGGCGACAGGGTTCTAATCAGGCTCCACAGCGCGGTTCGGCTTCCAAAGGCGGAGGACGATCGCGCGGCGGGGCCCAGAACGCGTCCGCCGTTCCCGGCAAGATGGCCGCCATCGGCCGTGTCGATATTTCGCCGCGCACCGCCGTGATCGCCCTGGGCGCCGGCGCGCTGCTGCTGGTCGGGGTTCTGGCCACGGGCGCCCGCGCGGAGCGGATCGGCGCCTCGGTTTCGCATGGCCTGGACAGTGTGACGGCCGGTATGGGCCTGACGCTGAAGCGGGTGCACATCACCGGCGCCTCGCCGGAGGCTGAGCCGGCGATCCAGCGCGCGCTCGGCCTGTATTCCGGTCAGTCGATCACCAGCTTGGATCTGGACGCCATTCGCACGCGGGTTCAGGGCGTGGGTTGGGTCAAGGAGGCGCGCGTGGTGCGCCTGTTGCCCGACACCCTGATCGTCGAGGTCAAGGAACACGACCGCCTCGCCGTCTGGCAGGAGGCCGGTCAGATCAAGGTCATCGATAACCGGGGCCAGGTCATCGACGGCGCCGACGCGCGCCGCTATCCGACCTTGCCGCTCGTCGTTGGCAAGGGCGCCGACGTGGCGGCGGGTGACATCCTGCCACTGCTGGCCCAACGCCCGCGACTGATGGGGATGGTGGACGCCCTGGTGCGCGTGGACGAGCGACGCTGGGACCTGCGTCTTAAGGACGGCAGCCTGATCCAACTGCCCGCCACCGAACAGGAGGCGGCCCTGATCCGCCTCGATGCTCTGGATCAGCGCGAACGCCTGCTCGACCTGGGCTTCGCCCGTGTCGATCTCAGAACCCCGGACGAGGTCGCCGTGCGACCCGCCGGCGACGCCTAA
- the ftsA gene encoding cell division protein FtsA gives MDPRAGRAPVVAALDIGQSKVSCFIMKPDGVRHADRTIRVAGASHVQSKGVRGGAIINMDEAAQAIGHAVERAERAAQSPVSGVVVTTAIGQMASHRVQARVSLGANPVGDADLARAIGMALAQIRLPNRRPIHVLPIAWSVDGARGVHDPRSMRGGSLGLDLLVVSMAENVFTTLSHCLELAHLDLQGVAAAPVVSSLAALEEDEMDLGAVCIDMGGGSTSAAVWGGRSLLHIESLNVGGDHVTSDIARGLSTSKAGAERLKTLHGSAMASANEDREMLEAPPRGEDASAGPVIVPRAMLKTVIAPRVEETLELLRDRLKNAGVGLEPGAGLVLTGGASQLNGVRELAVRVFDRPVRLGKPQRAPHLADAASGPAFCATAGVLLRAAYGPREAVSARKLMARQITAADAPRIHRGNVVGRVAGWLRDNL, from the coding sequence ATGGATCCTCGCGCCGGTCGTGCGCCGGTCGTCGCTGCGCTGGATATCGGTCAATCCAAGGTCTCGTGCTTTATCATGAAGCCGGACGGCGTGCGTCATGCCGACCGCACCATCCGCGTCGCGGGCGCCAGCCACGTCCAGTCCAAGGGCGTCAGGGGCGGGGCGATCATCAACATGGACGAGGCGGCCCAGGCCATCGGTCACGCCGTCGAACGCGCCGAGCGCGCCGCCCAGAGCCCGGTTTCCGGCGTCGTCGTCACCACGGCTATCGGCCAAATGGCCAGCCACCGGGTGCAGGCCCGCGTCTCGCTGGGCGCCAATCCGGTCGGGGACGCCGATCTGGCCCGCGCCATCGGCATGGCCCTGGCCCAGATTCGCCTGCCCAACCGTCGCCCGATCCACGTTCTGCCCATCGCCTGGTCGGTCGATGGCGCGCGCGGCGTGCATGATCCGCGTTCGATGCGGGGCGGCTCGCTGGGGCTTGATCTGTTGGTGGTCTCGATGGCCGAGAATGTGTTCACGACCCTCAGCCACTGCCTGGAGCTGGCGCACCTCGACCTGCAGGGCGTCGCCGCCGCACCCGTCGTCTCTTCTCTGGCCGCGCTGGAAGAGGACGAGATGGACCTGGGCGCCGTCTGCATCGACATGGGCGGCGGCTCGACCAGCGCCGCCGTCTGGGGCGGCCGGTCCTTGCTGCATATCGAAAGCCTGAACGTCGGCGGCGACCACGTCACCTCCGATATCGCGCGCGGCCTGTCGACGTCCAAGGCCGGCGCCGAACGGCTCAAGACCCTTCACGGCTCGGCCATGGCCAGCGCCAACGAGGACCGCGAAATGCTGGAAGCCCCGCCACGCGGCGAGGACGCCTCGGCCGGCCCCGTCATCGTCCCGCGTGCCATGCTGAAGACCGTCATCGCTCCCCGCGTCGAGGAAACGCTCGAACTGCTCCGTGATCGACTGAAAAACGCAGGCGTCGGCCTGGAGCCGGGCGCGGGTCTCGTCCTGACGGGCGGGGCCAGCCAGCTGAACGGCGTGCGCGAGCTGGCGGTGCGTGTCTTCGACCGCCCCGTCCGCCTCGGAAAACCCCAACGGGCGCCACATTTGGCCGACGCCGCCTCCGGTCCCGCCTTCTGCGCCACCGCCGGCGTCCTCCTCCGCGCCGCCTACGGCCCGCGCGAGGCGGTGTCGGCGCGGAAGCTGATGGCGCGGCAGATTACGGCTGCAGATGCGCCCCGCATTCACCGTGGAAACGTGGTGGGACGCGTGGCCGGCTGGCTGAGAGATAATCTGTGA